In Ruania zhangjianzhongii, the following proteins share a genomic window:
- a CDS encoding siderophore-interacting protein — protein sequence MARTFRTHPLTVRQVSVRRVIDLNPRMRRITVSGPQLGEFTSGDHPQPAFASPGFDDHVKLIFASDGDILGALPTQLEHGIEWPASTTRVARDYTPRRVDLDAGEVDLDFVLHGHGPAAAWARDAAPGDDLHMVGPKSSTVLPPELDWLVLVGDETALPAIGRFLDERPVDLPVQVLVSVSDPVARQELAVRAQDRLTWIVAAPDDPQALADAFGAVDLPDGNGYVWAGAESRALLPVRRELKNVRNLPKDRMNVTGYWHAAARTSAQAAIPSPLPWLATRAAVQLGLLDAVAATPARPLAEVASTLDVPAEPLGLLLPILVRYGLLAGDARELRLGPAGEELAGDEHAAEEFDGLDAELVLALGELAPALRTGQVPWQLRTGSTLLDQITGTEPAGTSARAEELVTELVESSESLSFLLDAALSDEVWARAREVLLLGPGSHVVAEALHRRCHPAQVRVRADPVLTRALQDELTEPASTIWVGENEQVRADLAVAAHALAHRTDAEAAALLGRLRAEAATALIIEAGQPDALGSGGHEVSLRSYARIGRGLRDPDAIAELAGAAGWQVHRVVPLGWGVQATVLR from the coding sequence ATGGCACGCACCTTCCGCACCCACCCGCTCACCGTTCGCCAGGTCAGCGTCCGGCGGGTGATCGACCTGAACCCGCGAATGCGGCGGATCACCGTCAGTGGGCCGCAGCTGGGTGAGTTCACCTCCGGCGACCACCCGCAGCCGGCGTTCGCCTCCCCTGGGTTCGACGACCACGTCAAGCTGATCTTCGCCTCCGACGGCGACATCCTCGGGGCCCTGCCCACGCAGCTGGAGCATGGCATCGAGTGGCCGGCGTCCACCACCCGGGTGGCGCGCGACTACACCCCCCGCCGAGTCGACCTCGACGCCGGTGAGGTGGACCTGGACTTCGTCCTGCACGGCCACGGCCCAGCGGCCGCCTGGGCCCGCGACGCCGCACCGGGGGACGACCTGCACATGGTCGGGCCGAAGTCCTCCACCGTGCTACCTCCGGAGTTGGACTGGCTGGTGCTCGTCGGGGACGAGACGGCCCTGCCCGCCATCGGCCGCTTCCTGGACGAACGCCCGGTGGACCTGCCGGTGCAGGTGCTGGTCAGCGTGTCCGATCCGGTCGCTCGGCAGGAGCTTGCCGTGCGGGCGCAGGACCGACTCACGTGGATCGTGGCCGCACCGGACGACCCTCAGGCCCTTGCGGACGCATTCGGTGCCGTGGACCTGCCCGACGGCAACGGCTACGTCTGGGCCGGGGCGGAGAGCCGGGCGCTGCTCCCGGTCCGGCGCGAGCTGAAAAACGTGCGCAACCTGCCGAAGGACCGGATGAACGTGACCGGCTACTGGCACGCCGCCGCGCGCACCTCGGCCCAGGCCGCGATCCCTTCCCCACTGCCGTGGCTGGCCACCCGGGCGGCGGTGCAGCTGGGTCTGCTCGACGCCGTCGCCGCAACGCCGGCGCGGCCTCTGGCTGAGGTGGCGTCCACGCTCGACGTCCCGGCGGAGCCGCTCGGACTGTTACTCCCGATCCTGGTGCGCTACGGGCTGCTCGCCGGTGACGCCCGCGAGCTCCGGCTCGGACCGGCCGGTGAGGAGCTGGCGGGCGATGAGCACGCGGCCGAAGAGTTCGACGGGCTGGACGCCGAGCTGGTGCTGGCCCTCGGCGAGCTGGCACCGGCACTGCGCACTGGCCAGGTCCCGTGGCAGCTACGGACCGGCAGCACGCTGCTGGACCAGATCACCGGCACCGAGCCGGCCGGCACCTCCGCCCGCGCGGAGGAGCTGGTGACGGAACTGGTGGAGAGTTCGGAGTCACTGAGCTTCCTCCTCGACGCCGCACTGTCCGACGAGGTCTGGGCCAGGGCCCGCGAAGTGCTGCTGCTCGGCCCAGGCAGCCATGTAGTCGCCGAGGCGCTGCACCGGCGCTGCCACCCGGCCCAGGTGCGGGTACGGGCTGACCCCGTACTCACCCGAGCGCTCCAGGACGAGCTGACCGAACCGGCGTCGACGATCTGGGTGGGCGAGAACGAACAGGTCCGAGCAGATCTCGCGGTGGCAGCGCATGCGCTGGCGCACCGCACCGACGCCGAGGCGGCGGCCCTCCTCGGCCGGTTACGTGCTGAAGCTGCGACCGCCCTGATCATCGAGGCCGGGCAGCCTGATGCGCTCGGGTCCGGCGGGCACGAGGTGTCGCTGCGCTCCTACGCCCGGATCGGCCGGGGCCTGCGCGACCCGGACGCGATCGCCGAACTGGCCGGCGCCGCCGGATGGCAGGTCCACCGCGTGGTCCCGCTGGGCTGGGGTGTGCAGGCGACCGTCCTGCGCTGA
- a CDS encoding ABC transporter substrate-binding protein encodes MAVGLLLVGCSSGDGSDAGGGSGEEPAAGSHDVETDYGTVTVPADPQRVVVLNYALAGYLYDLDIPVTATIPEDADADQGEFSSFWADQANEDGTEFLPWSVDGFDLEAILAAEPDLIIGGGIGFPLFQAEEAYDELTDIAPTVLVGSELTTWEAQYSFLAEDVFDKPEVYTEAVEAYEARVTEVRESITPPELPAAFLSIVGDGTAYALVESVGLPTVFADLGIEPAPIFADGDFEVYGGGGDMFELSTEQVGQVITQPSVFVMGFNGDTTDVATLSENPVYAALPAFQNERAYDLPYWVLRGDFDETMALLDIVDEQFS; translated from the coding sequence GTGGCAGTCGGTCTCCTGCTCGTCGGCTGCTCCTCCGGTGACGGCTCGGACGCCGGCGGCGGCAGCGGGGAGGAGCCGGCCGCAGGCAGTCACGACGTAGAGACCGACTACGGGACGGTCACCGTTCCCGCCGACCCGCAGCGCGTCGTCGTGCTCAACTATGCCCTCGCTGGCTACCTCTACGACCTGGACATCCCGGTGACCGCGACCATCCCGGAGGACGCCGATGCCGACCAGGGTGAGTTCTCGTCATTCTGGGCGGACCAGGCGAACGAGGACGGCACCGAGTTCCTCCCGTGGAGCGTCGACGGATTCGACCTGGAGGCGATCCTGGCGGCCGAGCCGGATCTGATCATCGGTGGTGGGATCGGGTTCCCGCTGTTCCAGGCCGAAGAGGCCTACGACGAGCTGACCGACATCGCCCCGACCGTGCTGGTCGGCAGCGAGCTGACCACCTGGGAGGCCCAGTACTCCTTCCTCGCCGAGGACGTGTTCGACAAGCCGGAGGTGTACACGGAGGCGGTCGAAGCTTACGAGGCACGGGTCACGGAGGTACGGGAGTCGATCACACCACCGGAACTGCCGGCCGCATTCCTATCCATCGTGGGCGACGGCACCGCGTACGCGCTCGTGGAGAGCGTCGGTCTGCCGACAGTGTTCGCGGATCTGGGTATCGAGCCGGCGCCGATCTTCGCCGATGGAGACTTCGAGGTCTACGGCGGAGGCGGGGACATGTTCGAGCTGTCCACCGAACAAGTGGGTCAGGTGATCACCCAGCCGAGCGTGTTCGTGATGGGCTTCAACGGCGACACCACCGATGTGGCCACCCTGTCCGAGAACCCGGTGTACGCGGCGCTGCCCGCATTCCAGAACGAGCGCGCCTACGACCTGCCGTACTGGGTGCTGCGGGGGGACTTCGACGAGACGATGGCCCTGCTGGACATCGTCGACGAACAGTTCAGCTGA
- a CDS encoding iron chelate uptake ABC transporter family permease subunit, protein MPTATDAVARTSDRHPARDATSRSVPRRRRWLGLALAVLALCTAIVLSVAVGSAILPLDMVLRAFTDPDGSVAQITVSVARVDRTILGLLVGAALGGAGALIQALTRNPLADPGILGVNAGAGFAVALAVAFLGVTRISQYLPFALLGAVGAAVVVYAIAGGGRNSPTPLRLTLVGVAFGAVLMGMTQALALIDTETFDRMRFWGAGTLSDRPGGTIAAIAPFVLVGLLLAVVCAHPLNQVALGDDSARAAGVRVGLLRVGVVLAVTLLCGAATAAAGPISFVGLMVPHAVRWFTGPDWRKVIVFSILVAPAFLLSADVLGRLLVWPSELQVGVTTALLGAPVLVALVRRSKAKAL, encoded by the coding sequence ATGCCGACAGCGACCGACGCCGTCGCGCGCACGTCCGACCGCCACCCGGCGAGAGATGCCACCAGCCGGTCTGTGCCGCGTCGGCGGCGCTGGCTCGGGCTCGCACTGGCCGTGCTCGCGCTGTGCACCGCGATCGTGCTCAGTGTGGCGGTCGGCTCGGCGATCCTGCCGCTGGACATGGTCTTGCGCGCCTTCACCGACCCGGATGGTTCGGTCGCCCAGATCACGGTGAGCGTCGCGCGCGTGGACCGCACGATCCTCGGCCTGCTGGTCGGCGCTGCCCTCGGCGGGGCGGGGGCACTGATCCAGGCACTGACCCGGAACCCGTTGGCCGATCCGGGCATTCTCGGGGTGAACGCCGGGGCCGGCTTCGCGGTTGCGCTCGCGGTTGCGTTCCTGGGCGTGACCCGGATCAGCCAGTACCTGCCGTTCGCGCTGCTCGGGGCGGTCGGCGCCGCCGTGGTGGTGTATGCGATCGCCGGTGGCGGGAGGAACTCACCGACGCCGCTGCGGCTCACCCTGGTCGGCGTGGCCTTCGGTGCGGTGCTGATGGGGATGACCCAGGCGCTCGCCCTTATCGATACCGAGACCTTCGACCGGATGCGGTTCTGGGGGGCGGGTACCCTCTCCGACCGTCCGGGTGGCACCATCGCTGCGATCGCCCCGTTCGTACTCGTCGGCTTGCTGCTCGCGGTAGTGTGCGCGCACCCGCTGAACCAGGTCGCCCTCGGGGATGACTCGGCTCGCGCCGCCGGTGTGCGGGTGGGCCTGCTCCGCGTCGGGGTGGTACTCGCCGTGACTCTGCTCTGTGGGGCTGCGACCGCGGCGGCCGGTCCGATCTCATTCGTGGGGCTGATGGTCCCGCACGCTGTGCGCTGGTTCACCGGGCCTGACTGGCGCAAGGTGATCGTCTTCTCCATCCTCGTTGCTCCCGCCTTCCTGCTCAGTGCTGACGTCCTGGGCCGGCTCCTCGTCTGGCCGAGCGAGCTGCAGGTCGGGGTGACGACGGCGCTCCTCGGTGCGCCGGTGCTGGTCGCCCTGGTGCGCCGGTCAAAGGCCAAAGCACTGTGA
- a CDS encoding FecCD family ABC transporter permease — MTGGLVLRWRRASVRLHPRTLVVCAVLGGLTLVLALWSVTLGTMPLSIGEVVTALTGGGDEQLNKVVLEWRLPRVVGALLFGAALGISGAVFQSLTRNPLGSPDVIGFTTGAFTGVVLTLLAGLTSYAALTAGALAGGLVTAFAVYLFAFRRGVQGFRFIIVGIAVSAFLGGVNTWFSVKVDLDVALRAAVWGAGSLSVVDWPAIRVGAVVLAVVLIAAPAAQRRMRRLELGDDTAAMLGVPVETSKALLILLGVIAIALVTAVAGPIAFVALAAPQIARRLTRQGTSVDLAGSAMVGSLLLLGADIIAQHAIPGVRLPTGAVTVAIGGAYLVWLLARESRRSLDTTGAG; from the coding sequence GTGACCGGCGGCCTGGTCCTGCGCTGGCGTCGCGCCAGCGTCCGGCTGCATCCGCGCACGCTCGTGGTGTGCGCTGTGCTCGGTGGGCTCACCCTGGTGCTCGCGCTGTGGTCGGTCACGCTCGGCACCATGCCGCTCTCCATCGGCGAGGTGGTGACCGCACTCACCGGCGGCGGCGACGAACAGCTGAACAAGGTGGTGCTGGAGTGGCGGCTGCCGCGGGTGGTCGGTGCCCTGCTGTTCGGCGCTGCCCTGGGGATCAGCGGTGCGGTGTTCCAGTCGCTGACCCGCAACCCGCTCGGCAGCCCGGACGTGATCGGCTTCACCACCGGCGCCTTCACCGGAGTGGTGCTCACTCTCCTGGCCGGTCTGACCAGCTACGCCGCACTCACCGCCGGAGCCCTCGCCGGTGGTCTGGTGACTGCCTTCGCGGTCTACCTGTTCGCCTTCCGGCGCGGAGTCCAGGGGTTTCGGTTCATCATCGTCGGCATCGCCGTGAGTGCCTTCCTTGGTGGGGTGAACACCTGGTTCTCCGTGAAGGTCGATCTGGACGTGGCGCTCCGGGCGGCGGTCTGGGGGGCAGGGTCGCTGTCCGTGGTGGACTGGCCGGCGATCCGGGTCGGCGCCGTGGTGCTCGCGGTGGTCCTGATCGCTGCGCCGGCGGCCCAGCGCCGGATGCGCCGGCTGGAGCTGGGGGACGACACGGCGGCGATGCTTGGGGTCCCGGTCGAGACTTCGAAGGCCCTGCTGATCCTCCTCGGCGTCATCGCGATCGCGCTGGTGACCGCGGTGGCGGGCCCGATCGCGTTCGTCGCGCTGGCCGCCCCACAGATTGCGCGCCGGCTCACCCGGCAGGGCACCTCGGTGGACCTGGCGGGCTCGGCCATGGTCGGTTCATTGCTGCTGCTCGGTGCGGACATCATCGCCCAGCACGCGATCCCCGGCGTGCGCCTGCCCACCGGAGCAGTGACCGTGGCAATCGGTGGCGCCTACCTGGTGTGGCTGCTGGCGCGGGAGAGCCGACGTTCCCTGGACACGACTGGAGCAGGATGA
- a CDS encoding ABC transporter ATP-binding protein: MRLTAHTLNAGYGDRQVLEGIDLELPDGEFTVIVGPNACGKSTLLRTLARLLRPTGGHVLLDGQDVRRLPTKQVARKIGLLPQTSIAPEGITVFDLVARGRYPHQSMLAGWSEADEAAVDAALADTNVTDLADRPVDELSGGQRQRVWIAMVLAQETPLVLLDEPTTFLDIAHQLEVLELVQRLRTAGRTVVAVLHDINQAARYGSHLIAMSEGRIVAHGSPHQVVTAERIEEVFGLRCRVIADPDTGDPVILPRSVATPAAERTLRAAGLHVPRR; this comes from the coding sequence ATGAGACTCACCGCCCACACCCTGAACGCAGGCTACGGCGACCGGCAGGTGCTCGAGGGCATCGACCTGGAACTTCCGGACGGGGAGTTCACCGTGATCGTCGGACCGAACGCGTGCGGCAAATCCACCCTGCTGCGCACGCTGGCACGCCTACTGCGCCCGACCGGTGGCCACGTGCTGCTCGACGGGCAGGATGTCCGCCGGCTGCCCACCAAGCAGGTTGCCCGCAAGATCGGGCTCCTACCGCAGACCTCGATCGCACCTGAGGGCATCACCGTGTTCGATCTTGTGGCGCGCGGGCGCTACCCGCACCAGTCGATGCTGGCCGGCTGGTCCGAAGCGGACGAAGCCGCAGTCGACGCTGCGCTCGCGGACACCAACGTCACAGACCTGGCAGACCGGCCGGTAGACGAGCTCTCCGGCGGTCAGCGCCAGCGGGTCTGGATCGCCATGGTGCTCGCGCAGGAGACACCGCTGGTGCTGCTGGACGAGCCGACCACCTTCCTGGACATCGCCCACCAACTCGAGGTGCTCGAGCTGGTCCAGCGGCTGCGCACTGCGGGTCGCACCGTGGTGGCGGTGCTGCACGACATCAACCAGGCAGCCCGCTACGGCAGCCACCTGATCGCGATGAGCGAGGGACGGATCGTGGCCCACGGCTCGCCGCACCAGGTGGTGACGGCCGAGCGGATCGAGGAGGTCTTCGGGCTCCGTTGCCGGGTGATCGCGGACCCGGACACCGGGGACCCGGTGATCCTGCCCCGGTCGGTCGCGACGCCTGCGGCGGAGCGGACGCTCCGCGCAGCCGGCCTGCATGTACCTCGCCGTTAG
- a CDS encoding HNH endonuclease signature motif containing protein: MSDSTISAEVLHGTPLGELLEADLPTRLAALEALGGAITSADLQDERDLHTGPELGIASVRVHRLCTRLTGKRYQWLTVEEADGRWATTAFHPRTYASHVAHTHGISYANARRSVRLARQLRDDIPRFGAALRAGQIGPDQIDALATTALTSPTRIAALAEPITTDASAAEGAEAGESDFEEAATDDTAQTVEDFLLAQAQDMRVDQIRRLGKHFAQVADPEADERGYRQAKEREYVELVRTLDGWHLSGFLTEENGRLVRAAMDAVITPPAPDDQRTADQRRAQALADLAHLVLDQGLAGTHASVRPHLGVLINPTDLDRLLREAREGTTAPTEQTPCSTPTPGSSRWDTIPLRDLIGIDWATQLNNQPPTFDDGTGPVPPALLRRLATCGDLYRVLFSPEGEVINLGRSRRLFTPAQRRALIARDQGCTWPGCTAPPAICESHHARIHWADGGPTNTANGALLCYHHHTVVDARTITMTRHDGVWIFTRPDGTTINTNLDPPAKHRDWPDTG; encoded by the coding sequence GTGAGCGACTCCACGATCAGTGCCGAGGTCCTGCATGGCACACCCCTGGGCGAGCTCCTCGAGGCCGATCTACCCACCCGCCTCGCGGCCCTGGAAGCCCTCGGTGGTGCGATCACCAGCGCCGACCTCCAGGACGAGCGTGACCTGCACACCGGACCCGAACTCGGCATCGCGAGCGTGCGAGTGCACCGCCTGTGCACCCGGCTGACCGGCAAGCGCTACCAATGGCTGACCGTGGAAGAAGCAGACGGGCGGTGGGCCACCACCGCGTTCCACCCCCGCACCTACGCCTCCCACGTTGCCCACACCCATGGCATCTCCTACGCCAACGCCCGCCGCAGCGTGCGCCTGGCCCGCCAACTGCGCGATGACATCCCCCGCTTCGGCGCCGCCCTACGAGCCGGACAGATCGGCCCCGACCAGATCGACGCCCTAGCAACCACCGCCCTGACCTCACCCACCCGCATCGCAGCACTAGCCGAACCCATCACCACCGACGCCTCGGCCGCGGAGGGTGCGGAGGCAGGGGAATCGGATTTCGAGGAGGCAGCCACCGATGACACTGCTCAGACGGTGGAGGACTTTCTCCTCGCGCAGGCCCAGGACATGCGGGTGGACCAGATCCGCCGGTTGGGTAAGCACTTCGCTCAGGTCGCTGACCCCGAGGCCGATGAGCGCGGCTACCGCCAAGCCAAAGAACGCGAATACGTCGAGCTGGTCCGCACCCTGGACGGGTGGCACCTGTCCGGCTTTCTCACCGAGGAGAACGGACGCCTGGTGCGCGCCGCCATGGACGCCGTGATCACCCCACCCGCGCCCGACGATCAGCGCACCGCCGATCAGCGCCGCGCACAAGCCCTCGCCGACCTCGCCCACCTCGTCCTCGACCAAGGCCTAGCCGGAACCCACGCCTCCGTCCGACCCCACCTCGGCGTCCTGATCAACCCCACCGACCTCGACCGACTCCTGCGCGAAGCACGCGAAGGCACCACCGCGCCGACAGAACAAACCCCCTGCTCCACTCCCACCCCCGGCAGCAGCCGCTGGGACACCATCCCACTACGCGACCTGATCGGTATCGACTGGGCGACCCAGCTCAACAACCAACCACCGACGTTCGACGACGGCACCGGGCCCGTCCCACCAGCACTCCTCCGCCGACTCGCCACCTGCGGAGACCTCTACCGCGTCCTGTTCTCCCCCGAAGGCGAAGTCATCAACCTCGGCCGATCCCGCCGGCTGTTCACCCCAGCACAACGACGCGCGCTCATCGCACGCGACCAAGGCTGCACGTGGCCCGGCTGCACCGCGCCACCGGCGATCTGCGAATCACACCACGCCCGCATCCACTGGGCCGACGGCGGACCCACCAACACCGCCAACGGCGCACTCCTGTGCTACCACCATCACACCGTCGTCGACGCCCGCACCATCACCATGACCCGGCACGACGGCGTATGGATCTTCACCCGCCCCGACGGCACCACCATCAACACCAACCTCGACCCACCAGCCAAGCACCGAGATTGGCCAGACACCGGCTAA
- a CDS encoding carbohydrate ABC transporter permease, giving the protein MRQVRAAAKHTMLIVLCAVMIYPLIWLVVSSFKPNSEIFRDLSIFTTDLTAENYANGWNDLQHPFSVFLINSSIIALGSIVGNLVSCSLAAYAFARLRFRGKNLFFALMLGSIMLPFQVLLVPQFLIYKELGWLNTFLPLIAPKFLATEAFFLFLMVQFIRSLPKEIFEAARIDGAGHFRCYVQIVLPLVVPALATTAIFTFIWTWGDFFGPLVYLRLPETWPVSVALTGFLDAQTSSSYGSMFATSVVSLPPKFLVFLFGQRFLIKGVTTTGLK; this is encoded by the coding sequence ATGCGGCAGGTGCGCGCCGCGGCCAAGCACACGATGCTGATCGTGCTGTGCGCTGTGATGATCTACCCGCTGATCTGGTTGGTGGTCTCCAGCTTCAAGCCGAACAGCGAGATCTTTCGCGACCTGAGCATCTTCACCACCGATCTGACCGCAGAGAACTACGCGAACGGCTGGAACGATCTGCAGCACCCGTTCAGCGTGTTCCTCATCAACTCCTCGATCATCGCGCTCGGCTCGATCGTGGGGAATCTCGTCTCCTGCTCACTGGCCGCCTATGCATTCGCCCGGCTGCGCTTTCGCGGCAAGAACCTGTTCTTTGCGCTGATGCTCGGCTCGATCATGCTGCCCTTCCAGGTGCTGCTGGTGCCGCAGTTCCTCATCTACAAAGAACTCGGCTGGCTGAACACGTTCCTGCCGTTGATCGCGCCGAAGTTCCTGGCCACCGAGGCGTTCTTCCTGTTCCTCATGGTCCAGTTCATCCGCAGTCTGCCCAAGGAGATCTTCGAGGCGGCCCGGATCGACGGCGCCGGTCACTTCCGCTGCTACGTCCAGATCGTGCTCCCGCTGGTGGTCCCGGCGCTGGCCACGACGGCGATCTTCACCTTCATCTGGACCTGGGGCGACTTCTTCGGCCCACTGGTCTACCTCCGGTTGCCGGAGACCTGGCCGGTCTCGGTAGCGCTGACGGGGTTCCTCGATGCCCAGACCAGTTCCTCCTACGGCTCGATGTTCGCCACGAGTGTGGTCTCCCTGCCGCCGAAGTTCCTGGTGTTCCTGTTCGGTCAGCGGTTCCTGATCAAAGGCGTCACCACCACCGGGTTGAAGTAG
- a CDS encoding ABC transporter ATP-binding protein, producing MPQLEFDHLTKSYGSLKALDDLAFSVQAGEIFGFVGSNGAGKTTAMRIALGVLAADSGQVRWQDRPLDLTMRRRVGYMPEERGLYPKMKVGDQLVYLARLHGMSPDQATTSMQRWTERLGVGSRRDDDVEALSLGNQQRVQLAAALVHDPEILVLDEPFSGLDPVAVEVMSAVLQERAADGVPVIFSSHQLELVERLCDRVGIIRAGRLVAVGTREKLRRTENVRWRAVVDGAPTGWVNEVPGATVISDDGREVIVQLTGGQPGVEQPLLRAAVAAGELREFSQVRPTLTELFRDVVSDTDESAGDDEPPEPGRPDGKEAA from the coding sequence ATGCCTCAACTCGAGTTCGACCACCTCACCAAGTCCTACGGTTCGCTCAAGGCCCTGGATGACCTCGCCTTCAGCGTGCAGGCCGGCGAGATCTTCGGCTTCGTCGGCTCGAACGGGGCCGGCAAGACGACGGCGATGCGGATCGCACTCGGCGTGCTCGCCGCCGACTCGGGGCAGGTGCGCTGGCAGGACCGCCCGCTGGACCTCACGATGCGTCGCCGGGTCGGGTACATGCCCGAAGAGCGCGGTCTCTATCCCAAGATGAAGGTCGGCGACCAGCTCGTCTATCTGGCCCGGCTCCATGGCATGTCACCCGATCAGGCGACCACCTCGATGCAGCGGTGGACCGAGCGGCTCGGGGTCGGGTCCCGCCGGGACGACGACGTCGAGGCGCTCTCCCTGGGCAACCAGCAGCGGGTCCAGCTTGCCGCAGCGCTGGTGCACGACCCGGAGATTCTCGTGCTCGACGAGCCGTTCTCCGGCCTGGACCCAGTGGCGGTCGAGGTGATGAGCGCCGTCCTTCAGGAGCGGGCGGCGGACGGCGTGCCGGTGATCTTCTCCTCCCACCAGCTCGAGCTCGTCGAGAGGCTGTGCGACCGCGTCGGGATCATCCGCGCCGGCAGACTGGTCGCCGTCGGTACGCGCGAGAAGCTGCGCCGCACCGAGAACGTGCGCTGGCGGGCGGTCGTGGACGGTGCCCCGACCGGCTGGGTGAACGAGGTGCCGGGCGCCACGGTCATCAGCGACGACGGCCGCGAGGTGATCGTCCAGCTCACCGGAGGCCAGCCGGGAGTGGAGCAGCCGCTGTTGCGGGCGGCGGTCGCCGCGGGCGAGCTGCGCGAGTTCAGCCAGGTGCGGCCTACCCTCACCGAGCTCTTCCGAGACGTGGTCAGCGATACCGACGAGAGCGCAGGCGACGATGAGCCCCCCGAGCCAGGTCGCCCCGACGGGAAGGAGGCGGCGTGA
- a CDS encoding ABC transporter permease, with product MSRPQEPAPATGALTTIALVARREFRARFLTKSNLISLAVMVVVIVAGVLVANYFVNQDDGSADYTVGVAAEVEDLGTQLEAEGAAAGSTIDVQVMTRDQAEPALAEDLDAFLAGDPARPEMLVEETADGQLLSLVSSAVRAHVLASAVAELGGDPDEVSQAVNSAAPQVEAISTDGPSGQFGPAYLIAMVTIALMLFALISTGSLIAMGVVEEKTSRVVEILLATIRPSHLLAGKILGIGLVGLTQVVLLGAAAAVPTALTGLLSGFEINLGVTMLLLVVWFLLGFAVYALLFGGFAALVSRQEEIGAVTTPLMLLMFVPFYVSMFLVTNNPDGIAVRVMSQIPFFSPFMMPVRGVFDAVAVWELLLAIVIALATIPVLVWLAARVYHRGVLHTGARMKLREALRS from the coding sequence GTGAGCCGGCCGCAGGAGCCAGCCCCCGCCACGGGCGCGCTGACCACGATCGCACTGGTGGCCAGGCGGGAGTTCCGGGCCCGCTTCCTCACCAAGTCCAACCTCATCTCGCTCGCGGTGATGGTGGTGGTGATCGTCGCCGGTGTCCTGGTGGCGAACTACTTCGTCAACCAGGACGACGGCAGCGCCGACTACACCGTCGGCGTCGCCGCCGAGGTCGAGGACCTGGGGACTCAGCTCGAGGCCGAGGGTGCGGCAGCCGGCAGCACCATCGACGTGCAGGTGATGACCCGCGACCAGGCAGAGCCTGCGCTGGCGGAGGACCTGGACGCATTCCTGGCCGGAGATCCGGCGCGGCCGGAGATGCTTGTCGAGGAGACCGCCGATGGGCAGCTGCTCTCTCTGGTGAGCAGTGCGGTCCGGGCGCACGTGCTCGCCAGCGCGGTGGCCGAGCTCGGCGGCGACCCGGACGAGGTCTCCCAAGCGGTGAACAGTGCGGCGCCGCAGGTCGAAGCGATCTCCACCGACGGTCCCTCCGGACAGTTCGGCCCCGCCTACCTGATCGCCATGGTGACGATCGCCCTGATGCTGTTCGCGCTGATCAGCACCGGTTCGCTGATCGCGATGGGAGTGGTGGAGGAGAAGACCTCACGAGTCGTGGAGATCCTGCTCGCCACGATCCGCCCGTCCCACCTGCTGGCCGGGAAGATCCTCGGGATCGGACTCGTGGGCCTGACCCAGGTGGTGCTGCTGGGCGCCGCCGCCGCGGTTCCGACCGCGCTGACCGGCCTGCTCTCCGGGTTCGAGATCAACCTCGGGGTCACGATGCTGCTGCTGGTCGTGTGGTTCCTGCTGGGCTTCGCCGTCTACGCACTGCTCTTCGGTGGGTTCGCCGCGCTCGTCTCCCGGCAGGAGGAGATCGGCGCGGTCACCACCCCGCTGATGCTGCTGATGTTCGTGCCGTTCTACGTGTCGATGTTCCTGGTCACCAACAATCCCGACGGCATCGCGGTCAGGGTGATGTCGCAGATCCCGTTCTTCTCCCCGTTCATGATGCCGGTGCGCGGCGTCTTCGACGCGGTGGCGGTCTGGGAGCTGCTGCTTGCCATCGTGATCGCGTTGGCGACCATTCCTGTGCTGGTCTGGCTCGCCGCCCGGGTCTACCACCGCGGGGTGCTGCACACCGGCGCCCGGATGAAGCTGCGCGAAGCGCTGCGGAGCTGA